A genome region from Haliotis asinina isolate JCU_RB_2024 chromosome 11, JCU_Hal_asi_v2, whole genome shotgun sequence includes the following:
- the LOC137255300 gene encoding integumentary mucin A.1-like: protein MALTTSSVILFQFIIVLCNGIKPTTILNLGGSYDKILQGYGYELLKVKTLDHCHRLCLYSPKCLSVNWNMKTKYCQLNSEDVGTGIDLVMSTGDLYVPTLSSNNKNHVCTQSPCKFGEVCIPVTSATNFVCLLPDDQTTTTITSTPETTTTTTTPTTTTTTITTTTAPETATTASTTTTTTTTTTTTMTPETTTTTTTTMSPETTTTTTATTTTTTTTTTTTTTTTTTTTTTTTTTPETTTTTTTTTTTTTTTPDCSTYSNSFTKIQGYVVWGLNNVTHWKVSTVSACEEHCLQHTAFTCKSYEYYYGLQKCNVMSFIKDDALSVWTEDSRADYFERLRQCDVTPHNP from the exons ATGGCGCTGACAACATCCAGCGTGATTCTGTTCCAATTCATTATCGTCCTCTGTAACGGCATCAAACCTACCACCATCCTGAATCTGGGTGGTTCATATGACAAGATTCTCCAGGGATATGGTTATGAGTTGTTGAAGGTTAAAACACTGGACCATTGTCACAGACTTTGTCTGTACTCTCCTAAATGTTTGTCTGTAAATTGGAATATGAAGACAAAGTATTGTCAACTGAACTCGGAAGACGTCGGTACTGGAATTGATCTGGTTATGTCTACGGGTGACCTCTACGTCCCTACTCTGAGTTCGAACAACAAG AATCACGTTTGCACACAGAGCCCGTGCAAGTTTGGAGAGGTGTGTATTCCCGTGACGTCAGCGACAAACTTTGTATGCTTGCTTCCCGATGATCAA ACTACGACAACGATAACCTCGACACCAGAAACTACTACAACAACGACAACACCTACAACGACGACAACTACTATAACAACAACCACGGCTCCAGAAACTGCTACGACAGCATCTACAACGACAACAACCACAACGACAACTACAACAACCATGACTCCAgaaactactacaacaactacaacaaccaTGAGTCCAgaaactactacaacaactacagCAACGACAactaccacaaccacaactactacaacaactacaacaacgacaactaccacaactacaactacaaccacgaCTCCAGAAACTACTACAACGACGACTACAACGACGACAACTACCACAACGACTCCAG ACTGCTCGACGTATTCAAATTCCTTCACAAAAATTCAAGGATACGTGGTCTGGGGACTCAACAACGTCACCCACTGGAAGGTCAGCACGGTATCAGCGTGTGAAGAACACTGCCTACAGCATACGGCGTTCACGTGCAAGAGTTACGAATACTATTACGGCTTGCAAAAGTGTAACGTCATGTCCTTCATAAAGGATGATGCTCTCAGCGTATGGACAGAAGATTCACGGGCGGATTATTTCGAACGTTTGCGTCAGTGTGATGTTACACCCCACAATCCCTAA